CGTGATACTGATCGGTTAATTAAAGTGCTTCGGCAACTACAAAAATTAGGAAACACAGTTGTAGTTGTAGAACACGATGAAGAGATTATACGTACAGCAGATTATATCATTGATGTTGGTCCTCAAGCTGGCAGATTAGGTGGAGAAATAGTGTACCATGGCGACATGAAGAACCTGAAAAAAGGAAGCAACAGCTATACTGTAAAATATCTACTTGGAGAAGAAATTATTGAACCTCCCAAACATCACCGTCCTTGGAACAACTACATTGAGATTTTGGGAGCACGAGAAAATAATTTAAAAGGGATTAATGTACGATTCCCGCTGAATGTGATGACTGTTGTTACAGGAGTTAGTGGCTCAGGGAAATCAACTTTAGTCAGAGACATATTTTATAGAGCTCTGAAAAGAGAATATAGTGAAACAAGTGAGCGTCCGGGTGAATTCGCTTCTTTAGGTGGAGATGTCGGAATGGTAAAAAACATTGAATTTGTTGATCAAAACCCTATTGGAAAATCTTCTCGTTCAAATCCGGTGACTTACATTAAAGCATATGATGAAATAAGAAAGCTATGGGCAGAACAACCTCTATCAAAATTGATGGGATACGGAGCCTCCTACTTTTCTTTTAATATGGAGGGCGGCAGATGTGAAGAATGTAAAGGGGACGGAACCATTACGGTTGAAATGCAGTTTATGGCTGACTTAGTGTTGGAGTGTGAAAGTTGTCATGGAAAACGTTTCAAGAAAGAAACTTTGGAAGTTAAATTTAAAGACAAGAATATATACGATGTTCTTGAAATGACAGTTGAACAGGCCATTGAATTCTTTGAAGAAAACGGCCAAAAGAAAATTGTAAAAAAGCTTAAACCGCTTAAAGAAGTCGGGTTAGGATATATTAAGTTGGGGCAAACATCTTCTACCCTTTCCGGTGGAGAGAATCAACGGGTTAAATTGGCTTATTTTCTGAGTCAGGAGAAGGCTGAACCCACAATTTTCATTTTTGATGAACCAACAACAGGTCTTCACTTTCATGATATCAAGAAATTGCTGGAAGCATTTGATGCCTTAATTACAAGAGGACATACGGTAGTAATTATTGAACATAACATGGATGTTATTAAATGTGCCGATTACATCATAGACTTAGGACCCGAAGGTGGAAATTTGGGAGGCAATCTGGTGTGTTGTGGTACTCCTGAGGAGGTCTCTAAATGTGCGGCATCTTATACTGGACAATTTTTAAGAGAAAAACTTTCATAAGCAAAACCCCCTAAAATAAAATGGTGAGATAAGTAACAGTAGAATATTATTTATCTCACCATTTATGTTATTATTTAAACAAATCGTGAAGGCTATTACTGGTCAGATCTATCTAGAAGTAAAAGCCAAAGCCTATTTTTACTCCTACCTTGCTGTAATCTTGATCTGTTAAACTCTGATTGTAGTATATTGCTGGTTCAATTGTTACAGTTCGATTTATGAAAAAGGCATACCCTATCTCTGCACCGAGAGTCACATCATTCTTATTCCCGGTGTCTCGAAAATCATATTTATCATATTTAAATTTTGAACCGATATAAATCCCAGTCTGTTCAAAATAATAACGAACTCCGCTCCCTAGTGAGGTACGCTTATCTCCTTCTCCTTTATAATCAGACCCAGCGTTAAGCAGCACAGCGAAATTATCCATTAAAAAGACCCCTCCTTCGGCTTCAAAGCCAAACGAAAACTTATCCTGTCCGCTATATGACATCCCTATTCCGGTAATCGATGGTGTCAGTAGCCATTTATTTTGTTCAAACTGCGCTTTTGCTGTCAAGGAAGAGAGTAAAAAGATAATACCAATAAGAAGTAGTTTCTTCATTTTATTTCTTTTATTTGAGTTCTTTTGTGTTTTTATTATTTCCCATTTCACGCCGGCGTTGTTCAGCCAGTTTTTCTTTTCTGCGTAAAATTAACCACAAAAGGAATACTACTACATAGGATATTCCTACTGTCAGGATTTTCTCGAGGTCACTAATGCTAGTGTTGCGTGGAACCAAATAGATAGCTGTTACCGTAACATACACAAATAGTGCCAAACAAAGCCAGGTTGATTTTTTATGTTTCTTCATTGATCTTGTTCTTTCAAAAGTCAATAATCACAGATAAAATATTTTCATCAAATGCAAAAATTTATTCCAGCATCGAATTCTTCTATCTCCCATTTTAACTTAAAACAAAAATAATTAATATTATTGATTTGCAACATCTTTCATCTGAAAAAGCACTTAGTTCTAACGCTTTTTTACTTTCTTTTATCTACCTTTGCAACATTACGATATAAAAGAATGAAATATAAATATCTGTTTCTGTTGTTGTTCTCGTTCTTTCAGTTAAAATCGGAGGCGCAACCCAAGAATGAAATACGTGCCACATGGCTAACTACTATCTATGGGCTTGACTGGCCCACAGTCAAGGCTACTTCACCTGCCAACATAAATAAACAGAAAGCAGAGTTATGTAACATTCTGGACAACCTGAAAGCAGCCAATTTCAACACTATACTTTTGCAAACCCGTTTACGAGGAGATGTGATTTACCCCTCTTCCATAGAAACTTTTAATGAAACTATGACTGGCAAAAGCGGTTCTTCGCCCGGCTATGACCCACTGGCATTTGCTATTGAAGAGTGTCATAAACGAGGTATGGAATGTCATGCTTGGATGGTAAGCATTCCGCTTGGGAAAGAGAGCCATGTAAAAGAACTTGGCAAAAATTCTGTTATCAGGAAACATCCCCAGATTTGCAAACGATACCAGGGTGAATGGTTTTTGGATCCGGGAAACCCAGCCACTAAGGAATACCTATTTTCGGTCATAAAAGAAGTAGTTACCAGATATGACGTGGATGGCATAAACCTAGATTACATTCGTTATCCAGATCAACCTAAAAATTTTCCTGACAAGGAAACGTACAATAAATATGGCAAGGGCGAAAAACTTGACAACTGGAGACGTGAGAACATCACTTCTATTGTGAGGTACCTATACGATGGAGTAAAACAATTAAAACCATGGGTAAAGATGAGCAGCTCTCCTATCGGAAAATACAAAGATACATCTCGATACCCATCTGGAGGATGGAATGCATACCACACCGTTTATCAAGACGCTCAAGAATGGCTGCGGGAAGGTATTCAGGACATTCTTTTTCCAATGATGTATTTCAACGGAAACAACTTCTATCCGTTCGCTCTTGATTGGCAAGAAAAAAGCAGCGGTCGTTATATAGTTCCGGGACTGGGGATTTATTTTCTGGACCCTGTTGAAAAGAACTGGCCGTTAAGTGAAATTGAGCGACAGATATTCTTCACCCGCAGTCATGGTCTCATGGGACAAGCCTATTATCGTACCAGCTATATACTTAACAATACCAAACATCTCTACAGTGAACTAAGCGGATATCATTACGCCTGTCCGGCTCTTCAACCAGACATGAAATGGATGGACAATACTCCCCCATCATCTCCAGATAAAATAACCTGCAATCATGTAGGTTCGACGACGTTGTTAAGTTGGCAGCCAGCAGTGGACAACGATCCTGTTAATAAACCCACTTATATAGTGTATGCCTCCAACCATTATCCAGTAGATACATCTAACCCAAAAAATCTTCTGGCGCAAGGAATCAGAGAGACTCATTATACAGTAGAAGGAAAACCCGGAAAAATCAGAAACCAATACTTTGCCGTCACAGCCACCGACCGCTTCGGCAACGAGAGTCTGGCTGTCCAGCTTGATGCTCCAAAGGAGACATTTCAAATATCCGAAGACAGTACATTACTAATTTTACCACACTCAGAAGACTTGACAGAAATCACAATTACAGATCTTACAGGAAGATGTGTATTACATTCAGAATACAAGGAACAGGTAGCTATAGGTAATATGCAGTCAGGAGTTTATAAGGTTATTTTCACAGACTTTACAGGAAAGACTCACTTCTCAACAACAATGCTGGCTCGATAGTTGGTTTCCGAACCAATCGGGTTTAATGAGAGATATCCGGAAAGAATACGTCCTTTTTCTATAACTAGTGGTAATTCAACAAGTTTACGCAAATGATCTTCCAACAGCAAAGCGGGAGATTTGAAATATTCAACTTCAAAATGCCCTTCTCTATCAGGCTGAACAAAACGGTCATGGAATAATCGGGAGAAAAGCCCCATATTCATACGGAGATTAATTTCTACGCAAGGATGGATCCTATAAATGGGGCTTTCACTGAAATGGCAGACCATCATATCCACTCCCAAATATCCCTGGTATTTCCCGTCAAATAGTTGCGTAAGTTTCTCTTCAAGTAACTTGCGCAAGATAAGCAAATCACTTTTTGACACATAT
The Bacteroides sedimenti genome window above contains:
- a CDS encoding glycoside hydrolase family 10 protein; this encodes MKYKYLFLLLFSFFQLKSEAQPKNEIRATWLTTIYGLDWPTVKATSPANINKQKAELCNILDNLKAANFNTILLQTRLRGDVIYPSSIETFNETMTGKSGSSPGYDPLAFAIEECHKRGMECHAWMVSIPLGKESHVKELGKNSVIRKHPQICKRYQGEWFLDPGNPATKEYLFSVIKEVVTRYDVDGINLDYIRYPDQPKNFPDKETYNKYGKGEKLDNWRRENITSIVRYLYDGVKQLKPWVKMSSSPIGKYKDTSRYPSGGWNAYHTVYQDAQEWLREGIQDILFPMMYFNGNNFYPFALDWQEKSSGRYIVPGLGIYFLDPVEKNWPLSEIERQIFFTRSHGLMGQAYYRTSYILNNTKHLYSELSGYHYACPALQPDMKWMDNTPPSSPDKITCNHVGSTTLLSWQPAVDNDPVNKPTYIVYASNHYPVDTSNPKNLLAQGIRETHYTVEGKPGKIRNQYFAVTATDRFGNESLAVQLDAPKETFQISEDSTLLILPHSEDLTEITITDLTGRCVLHSEYKEQVAIGNMQSGVYKVIFTDFTGKTHFSTTMLAR